One Parageobacillus sp. KH3-4 genomic region harbors:
- a CDS encoding DUF86 domain-containing protein has translation MYFVDRNKIEETLRYMEKLLHIYKQKSSWDDELSQLALERLVHLVIEAILDVGNAMIDGFIMRDPGSYEDIIDILTDERVVTADDAKGLKAIIGYRKMLVHHYTNVDYAKLLEEMQKHFSALQAYPNAIRTYLENELGPVSAFRN, from the coding sequence ATGTACTTTGTAGACCGCAATAAAATCGAAGAAACGTTGCGCTATATGGAAAAACTGTTACATATTTATAAGCAAAAGTCGTCGTGGGACGACGAATTGTCCCAGCTTGCTCTTGAGCGCCTTGTTCATTTGGTGATTGAAGCGATTTTGGATGTGGGAAACGCGATGATCGACGGTTTTATTATGAGAGACCCGGGCAGCTATGAAGACATTATCGATATTTTGACGGATGAACGGGTTGTCACGGCGGATGACGCAAAAGGATTGAAAGCGATCATTGGTTATCGAAAAATGCTTGTTCATCATTATACGAATGTCGACTACGCAAAATTGTTGGAGGAAATGCAAAAACATTTTTCGGCGCTGCAAGCATATCCGAACGCTATTCGCACATATTTGGAAAACGAACTCGGTCCTGTGTCGGCATTCCGCAATTGA
- a CDS encoding TIGR01457 family HAD-type hydrolase, with the protein MKKYKGYLIDLDGTIYRGTECIAEARDFVKALHRKGIPYLFVTNNSSRTPAQVAEKLQSFGVPATEEHVFTTSQATANYIFEKKPDASIYVIGEEGIRTALEEKGFAFAKEDAEFVVMGIDRNITYEKLAIACLAVRNGATFISTNADIALPTERGLLPGNGSLTAVVAVSTQVQPIFIGKPEKIIMEQALKVLGVPREETLMIGDYYDTDIMAGMNAGMDTLLVHTGVTTKELLQRYEKQPTYTADSLKEWIDRI; encoded by the coding sequence TTGAAAAAGTACAAGGGATATTTAATCGATTTAGACGGTACGATATATCGTGGAACGGAGTGTATTGCGGAAGCTCGCGATTTTGTCAAAGCATTGCATCGAAAAGGCATTCCGTATTTGTTTGTTACGAATAACTCTTCGCGCACGCCGGCGCAAGTGGCGGAGAAATTGCAGTCATTCGGCGTTCCGGCGACAGAGGAGCATGTATTTACGACAAGCCAAGCGACGGCAAACTATATTTTTGAAAAAAAACCGGATGCTTCTATTTATGTGATCGGTGAAGAAGGAATCCGTACCGCTCTGGAAGAAAAAGGATTTGCTTTTGCGAAAGAAGATGCGGAATTCGTTGTGATGGGAATTGACAGAAATATTACATATGAAAAACTTGCCATCGCTTGTTTAGCCGTTCGCAACGGTGCGACGTTTATTTCGACAAATGCCGATATTGCACTTCCGACAGAAAGGGGATTGCTGCCAGGAAACGGTTCACTCACGGCTGTGGTTGCCGTGTCGACGCAAGTGCAGCCTATTTTTATTGGAAAACCGGAGAAAATCATTATGGAACAAGCGTTAAAAGTGTTGGGAGTGCCAAGAGAGGAAACATTAATGATCGGCGATTACTACGATACCGATATTATGGCAGGAATGAATGCAGGAATGGACACACTTCTTGTCCATACGGGGGTAACGACGAAAGAACTGCTGCAACGATATGAAAAGCAGCCGACATATACGGCGGATTCGCTCAAAGAGTGGATCGACCGCATTTAA
- a CDS encoding phosphatidylglycerophosphatase A, whose product MKEPIMNNLEQTARQWLEERGVTIKDIAELVYYLQSKYHPNLQLEECIENVNRVISKREVQNAILTGIQLDKLAEEGKLDEPLQSIIQRDEGLYGVDEILALSIINVYGSIGFTNYGYIDKQKPGILKKLNDKSTGKCNTFLDDIVGAIAAAASSRLAHRAANVE is encoded by the coding sequence ATGAAGGAACCGATCATGAACAATCTGGAACAAACCGCACGCCAATGGCTCGAAGAACGCGGCGTTACAATCAAAGACATCGCTGAACTCGTGTATTATTTGCAATCGAAGTACCATCCGAATTTGCAACTAGAAGAATGTATTGAAAATGTCAATCGCGTAATTTCCAAACGGGAAGTGCAAAATGCAATTCTCACCGGCATTCAGCTTGACAAATTAGCGGAAGAAGGCAAGTTAGATGAGCCACTGCAGTCGATTATTCAACGCGATGAAGGCTTATACGGAGTCGACGAGATTTTGGCGCTTTCCATTATAAACGTGTACGGCTCCATCGGTTTCACCAATTACGGATATATCGATAAACAAAAGCCCGGCATCTTAAAAAAGTTAAACGATAAATCAACGGGAAAATGCAATACGTTTTTGGACGACATTGTCGGCGCTATTGCTGCCGCTGCTTCAAGCCGTTTAGCGCATCGGGCAGCCAACGTGGAGTAA
- the yutH gene encoding spore coat putative kinase YutH produces MKEFIHNEYEITAEWFEKTGRYDTFLYKNQRYTVIPVYGRTEAEIEELRKMSDYLLLMGDDTVAAFVPTRSGKFVAYYDGQPMVIVRSSVSPYARNISIGRELAKFHQRGRTCPIPIIHCRRIGQWKEFWGARLDQMEQFWRRKIETGITAMFDRLFIESFPYYLGLAENAIQYVADVELDEEPVGVDCATFCHERLPNVKWMEGKEQKLATDWVYDHCARDLAEWVRHIYTKKGNISAENIRRFFRDYQRITPLSPFAWRLIYARLLFPLHYFECVEGYYMTDEERKKQAYEQTLRGIVSRSRENEQFLASFADIAGLAGRRLYIPKIYWLFY; encoded by the coding sequence ATGAAGGAGTTTATTCACAATGAATACGAAATCACGGCAGAATGGTTTGAAAAAACCGGGAGATACGATACATTTCTATATAAAAATCAGCGTTATACTGTTATTCCTGTATATGGGCGCACGGAAGCGGAAATAGAGGAATTGCGGAAGATGAGCGATTATTTATTATTGATGGGAGATGATACTGTCGCAGCCTTCGTTCCGACTAGGTCAGGAAAGTTTGTTGCTTACTACGACGGCCAACCTATGGTGATTGTCCGCTCGTCTGTTTCACCATATGCAAGAAATATTTCTATCGGCCGAGAATTAGCGAAATTTCACCAGCGCGGCCGCACATGTCCTATCCCGATCATCCATTGCCGGCGAATCGGCCAATGGAAAGAGTTTTGGGGAGCACGACTCGATCAGATGGAGCAATTTTGGAGAAGAAAAATCGAGACGGGGATAACTGCTATGTTTGATCGGCTTTTTATTGAATCGTTTCCGTACTATCTCGGCTTGGCGGAGAACGCGATTCAATATGTAGCGGATGTGGAGTTGGATGAGGAACCTGTCGGCGTTGACTGCGCGACCTTTTGTCATGAACGACTGCCGAATGTGAAATGGATGGAAGGAAAGGAACAAAAGTTAGCAACGGATTGGGTATATGATCATTGCGCGAGAGATTTGGCAGAGTGGGTTCGGCACATATACACGAAAAAGGGCAATATTTCCGCGGAAAATATACGGCGTTTTTTCCGTGACTATCAACGGATTACTCCATTATCGCCGTTTGCCTGGCGTTTAATTTACGCACGTCTTCTTTTTCCTCTTCATTATTTTGAATGCGTGGAAGGATATTATATGACAGATGAAGAAAGAAAAAAACAAGCATATGAACAAACGTTACGTGGCATTGTTAGCCGTTCCCGCGAGAACGAACAATTTCTCGCATCGTTTGCGGATATTGCGGGGCTTGCCGGTCGCCGGCTTTATATTCCTAAAATTTACTGGCTTTTTTATTGA
- a CDS encoding D-glycerate dehydrogenase — MPRPYVFITRKLPDDIVAPIKDIAEVAMWPHDDIQVPRDVLMNEAKKADALLTMVSDVVDEEILEAGTSLKVVANMGVGFDNIDVSAATKHGIAVCNTPDVLTDTTADLTFALLLATARRVVEAAQWIKEGKWKGWSPFLLAGADVHHKTIGIVGMGKIGQAVAKRAIGFDMNILYHNRSRNIEAEQKLGATYCSLEELLKAADFVVCLTPLTKETRHMFNSEAFRKMKRSAIFINAARGAVVDEQDLYDALVSGEIAAAGLDVFEHEPIDASHPLLTLTNVVALPHIGSATKETRTKMMELCCRNIIAVLKGKRPETLVNKELDR; from the coding sequence GTGCCTCGACCGTACGTGTTTATTACGCGGAAGCTTCCAGATGATATTGTCGCCCCGATAAAAGATATCGCTGAAGTGGCGATGTGGCCGCATGACGACATACAAGTTCCTCGCGATGTATTAATGAACGAAGCGAAAAAAGCAGACGCGTTATTAACGATGGTGTCTGACGTCGTCGATGAAGAAATATTAGAAGCGGGAACATCGCTAAAAGTCGTCGCGAACATGGGGGTTGGGTTTGATAATATCGATGTTTCTGCTGCGACAAAACACGGCATTGCTGTTTGCAACACCCCGGATGTGTTAACAGATACCACTGCCGATTTAACGTTCGCCTTGCTGCTGGCGACCGCCCGCCGTGTAGTGGAGGCGGCGCAATGGATCAAAGAAGGAAAATGGAAAGGCTGGAGTCCATTTTTATTGGCTGGCGCTGATGTCCACCACAAGACGATCGGCATTGTCGGTATGGGAAAAATCGGGCAGGCTGTCGCCAAACGCGCGATTGGTTTTGATATGAACATTTTATACCATAATCGTTCTCGCAATATAGAAGCGGAACAAAAACTTGGTGCGACATATTGCTCATTGGAAGAGCTGTTGAAAGCCGCCGATTTTGTTGTTTGTTTGACGCCGCTAACAAAGGAAACGCGTCACATGTTTAACAGCGAGGCGTTTCGCAAAATGAAACGCTCGGCGATATTTATTAATGCGGCAAGGGGAGCGGTTGTGGATGAACAAGATTTATACGATGCGCTTGTAAGCGGGGAAATCGCTGCGGCAGGATTAGATGTGTTTGAACATGAACCGATTGACGCTTCCCATCCTTTATTAACATTAACAAACGTCGTTGCTTTACCGCACATCGGAAGCGCGACGAAAGAAACGCGCACGAAGATGATGGAACTATGCTGCCGAAATATTATTGCAGTGTTAAAAGGAAAACGGCCTGAAACGCTTGTGAACAAAGAGTTGGACCGATAG
- a CDS encoding homoserine dehydrogenase, with amino-acid sequence MAKPIFVGLLGLGTVGSGVVKIIENHQERLMHQVGCPVQVKKILVRNIYKQRDVRVDPSLLTTDVTDVIDDPEIDVIIEVMGGIEETRQYLLRALQQGKHVVTANKDLMALYGSELLAVAAENHCDLFFEASVAGGIPILRSLVDGLASDRITKMMGIVNGTTNYILTKMCKYGSSYEEVLAEAQALGYAEADPTADVEGLDAARKMAILARLGFSMNIDLEDVQVKGITSITEEDLNYSKRLGYTMKLIGIAQRDGNKVEVSVQPTLLPDSHPLASVNDEYNAVYVYGEAVGETMFYGPGAGSLPTATAVVSDLVAVMKNMRLGVNGCNAVAPQYEKQLKSPLEIFSKYFVRIHVKDQVGAFAKITTLFSEHGVSFEKILQLPLKEDGLAEIVIVTHRASQKDYEEILQQLRDLEIVHEVKSSYRVEGEGKA; translated from the coding sequence ATGGCCAAGCCGATTTTTGTCGGGCTGTTAGGATTAGGTACCGTTGGAAGCGGTGTTGTCAAAATTATCGAAAATCATCAAGAACGGCTGATGCATCAAGTAGGATGCCCGGTGCAAGTGAAAAAAATCCTTGTAAGAAATATATATAAACAACGAGACGTACGCGTCGACCCGTCTTTGTTGACAACCGATGTCACAGACGTCATTGACGATCCGGAAATCGATGTCATTATCGAAGTGATGGGGGGAATCGAAGAAACGCGCCAATATTTGCTGCGCGCATTGCAGCAAGGAAAGCATGTGGTGACGGCAAATAAAGACCTGATGGCATTGTATGGATCGGAATTGTTGGCAGTGGCGGCGGAAAATCATTGTGATTTGTTTTTTGAAGCAAGCGTCGCCGGGGGAATTCCAATTTTGCGCAGCCTCGTTGATGGCCTTGCTTCTGACCGCATTACGAAAATGATGGGGATCGTCAATGGAACAACAAACTATATTTTAACAAAAATGTGCAAATATGGATCGTCTTATGAGGAAGTGTTGGCGGAAGCACAAGCGCTTGGATATGCGGAGGCAGATCCGACTGCGGACGTGGAAGGATTAGACGCGGCTCGAAAAATGGCGATTTTAGCCCGTCTCGGATTTTCGATGAACATTGATTTAGAAGATGTACAAGTAAAAGGAATAACGTCGATTACGGAAGAAGATCTCAACTATAGCAAACGCCTCGGCTATACGATGAAATTAATCGGCATTGCCCAACGTGATGGCAATAAAGTGGAAGTCAGCGTTCAGCCGACGCTGCTCCCTGATTCGCATCCGCTTGCGTCCGTGAATGATGAATACAATGCGGTATATGTGTACGGCGAGGCGGTCGGCGAAACAATGTTTTACGGACCGGGAGCGGGGAGTTTGCCAACCGCGACAGCCGTTGTTTCTGACTTAGTAGCCGTCATGAAGAATATGAGGTTAGGGGTAAACGGATGCAATGCAGTCGCACCGCAGTACGAAAAACAACTAAAATCCCCATTAGAAATTTTTTCGAAATATTTTGTGCGTATTCATGTGAAAGATCAAGTTGGTGCGTTTGCGAAAATTACAACACTATTTTCTGAACATGGCGTCAGCTTCGAGAAAATTTTACAATTGCCGTTGAAAGAAGATGGGCTTGCGGAAATCGTCATTGTCACACATCGCGCGTCGCAAAAAGATTACGAAGAAATTTTGCAGCAATTGCGCGATTTGGAAATTGTCCATGAAGTAAAGAGCTCGTATCGCGTTGAAGGAGAGGGAAAAGCATGA
- the thrC gene encoding threonine synthase, whose translation MTWKGLLHAYREFLPINENTPMLSLNEGNTPLIPLPRLSEKLGIELYVKVEGVNPTGSFKDRGMVMAVAKAKESGSRTIICASTGNTSASAAAYAARAGLRCIVVIPNGKIAMGKLAQAVMYGAEIFAIEGNFDEALKMVRRLSDTAPITLVNSVNPYRIEGQKTAAFEICDQLGKAPDVLAIPVGNAGNITAYWKGFKEYHAAKQTGLPQMRGFEAEGAAAIVRNQVIEHPETIATAIRIGNPASWEKAVQAATESNGKIDEVSDAEILEAYKLLAREEGIFAEPASCASIAGVIKQRKRNEIGKGSTVVAVLTGNGLKDPAIAMEAAEIEPTVLPNDETVVFERIQGVVHQ comes from the coding sequence ATGACGTGGAAAGGTTTGTTGCACGCGTACCGCGAATTTTTGCCAATCAATGAAAACACCCCGATGCTTTCTTTGAATGAAGGGAATACCCCGCTTATTCCGCTGCCGCGGTTGTCGGAAAAGCTTGGCATTGAATTGTACGTCAAAGTCGAAGGGGTAAACCCGACGGGATCATTCAAAGACCGCGGCATGGTGATGGCGGTTGCAAAGGCGAAAGAATCAGGGAGCCGTACGATTATTTGCGCTTCGACGGGCAACACGTCCGCCTCCGCGGCGGCCTACGCGGCAAGAGCGGGGCTGCGCTGCATTGTCGTGATTCCGAACGGAAAAATCGCAATGGGGAAACTAGCGCAGGCGGTTATGTACGGAGCGGAAATTTTCGCGATTGAAGGAAACTTTGATGAAGCGTTAAAAATGGTGCGCCGCCTTAGCGATACGGCCCCGATCACGCTTGTCAACTCGGTAAATCCATATCGCATCGAGGGACAGAAAACCGCGGCGTTTGAGATTTGCGACCAGCTTGGCAAAGCGCCGGACGTGCTCGCGATTCCGGTCGGCAATGCCGGGAATATTACCGCTTATTGGAAAGGATTTAAAGAGTACCATGCGGCAAAACAAACTGGCCTTCCGCAAATGCGCGGATTTGAAGCGGAGGGAGCGGCGGCGATCGTCCGCAACCAAGTCATCGAGCATCCGGAAACGATTGCGACGGCGATTCGCATCGGCAATCCGGCGAGCTGGGAAAAAGCGGTTCAAGCGGCGACGGAATCGAATGGAAAAATTGATGAAGTATCCGATGCCGAAATTTTAGAAGCGTATAAGTTGCTCGCACGGGAGGAAGGCATTTTTGCCGAACCAGCTTCTTGTGCATCCATCGCAGGAGTGATCAAGCAACGGAAGCGGAATGAAATCGGAAAAGGCAGCACCGTTGTGGCCGTGTTAACAGGAAATGGCCTAAAAGATCCGGCCATTGCGATGGAAGCGGCGGAAATCGAACCAACCGTACTTCCAAACGACGAAACAGTCGTGTTTGAACGCATTCAAGGAGTTGTCCATCAATGA
- the thrB gene encoding homoserine kinase, which produces MKEDGMLKIVVPASTANLGPGFDSIGLAVSRYLILEVRMADEWKFVPHSSEVEAIPRGTDNLIYQVAAQVAQTYGCTLPSCLVDVYSDIPFTRGLGSSAAAVVAGIELANELADLSLSLEQKMRFASCYEGHPDNVGASLYGGLVIGSHRRQGTDVVHVPNVELDLVAVIPSYELETKKARSVLPQMLAREDAVEASAVSNVLVAALLTKRWELAGKMMACDLFHQPYRKEFVPQLSLVEKLATQYGAFGVALSGAGPTVLAFAEPGKGMKLKEKLAPHFPDCAVEWLTVEQKGSQVYKMSLEK; this is translated from the coding sequence ATGAAAGAAGATGGGATGTTAAAAATCGTCGTTCCGGCAAGCACGGCCAATTTAGGACCAGGTTTTGATTCGATTGGTCTTGCCGTATCCCGTTATTTGATACTAGAAGTCAGGATGGCGGATGAATGGAAGTTTGTTCCCCATTCTTCCGAGGTAGAAGCGATCCCGAGGGGAACGGACAATTTAATTTATCAAGTAGCAGCGCAAGTGGCGCAAACATACGGGTGCACGTTGCCAAGTTGCTTAGTGGATGTATATAGCGATATTCCATTTACGCGTGGATTAGGAAGCAGCGCGGCAGCGGTGGTAGCGGGAATTGAACTGGCCAATGAGCTGGCTGATCTATCGCTCTCGCTGGAGCAAAAAATGCGGTTTGCCAGCTGTTATGAAGGGCACCCGGATAATGTCGGCGCTTCTTTATATGGAGGGCTTGTCATTGGCAGCCATCGCCGACAAGGGACAGACGTTGTTCATGTTCCAAACGTGGAATTAGATTTAGTTGCCGTCATTCCTTCGTATGAATTGGAGACAAAAAAAGCGCGCAGCGTTTTGCCGCAGATGCTGGCGCGAGAAGATGCCGTCGAGGCTAGCGCGGTCAGCAACGTGTTAGTCGCGGCATTATTGACAAAAAGATGGGAACTTGCCGGGAAAATGATGGCGTGCGATTTGTTTCATCAGCCATATCGCAAAGAATTTGTTCCGCAATTATCGCTTGTAGAAAAGCTGGCTACGCAATACGGAGCGTTTGGGGTGGCATTGAGCGGGGCTGGCCCTACCGTTCTTGCTTTCGCCGAACCAGGAAAAGGAATGAAATTAAAAGAAAAATTGGCTCCACACTTTCCAGATTGCGCGGTAGAGTGGCTGACGGTCGAACAAAAAGGGAGTCAAGTGTATAAGATGTCGCTAGAAAAATAA
- a CDS encoding NifU family protein: MSDQEIKEQVQEVLDKLRPFLLRDGGDCELIDVEDGVVKLRLLGACGSCPSSTITLKAGIERALLEEVPGIVEVEQVF; the protein is encoded by the coding sequence ATGAGCGATCAAGAAATCAAGGAACAAGTGCAAGAAGTTTTAGATAAACTGCGCCCGTTTTTGCTTCGTGATGGTGGGGACTGCGAACTGATCGATGTCGAAGACGGAGTTGTCAAATTGCGTTTGCTCGGCGCATGCGGAAGCTGCCCTAGCTCGACGATCACATTAAAAGCTGGAATTGAACGCGCGCTGTTAGAAGAAGTGCCGGGCATTGTCGAAGTAGAACAAGTATTCTAA
- a CDS encoding YuzD family protein — translation MTLKQVEICVYGADVICPSCVHLPSSKETYEWLEAAIKRKYPNQPFSMTYIDIFNPPEEDEEKKAFAKKVLEEDLFYPVVVIEGVIVGEGNPKLKAIYAEMEKYGYRW, via the coding sequence ATGACGCTGAAGCAAGTGGAAATATGCGTCTATGGCGCTGATGTGATTTGCCCGTCTTGTGTCCATTTGCCTTCTTCCAAAGAAACGTACGAATGGCTAGAAGCGGCGATTAAACGGAAATATCCGAATCAACCGTTTTCGATGACGTATATCGATATTTTCAACCCTCCGGAAGAAGATGAGGAGAAAAAGGCGTTTGCCAAAAAGGTGTTGGAAGAAGATTTGTTTTACCCTGTTGTCGTGATCGAAGGGGTTATCGTCGGAGAAGGAAATCCAAAGTTAAAGGCGATTTATGCAGAAATGGAAAAGTATGGTTATCGATGGTAA
- a CDS encoding NAD(P)/FAD-dependent oxidoreductase: MRHLVLLGGGYGNMRILLRLLPNHLPEDVHITLVDRIPYHCLKTEYYALAAGTISDHHIRVPFPEHPRLTYRFGEVVNIDLDNQNVQLQDESSIPYDDLVIGLGCEDKYHGVPGAETFTHSIQSIEKARAAYEALNNLPPGSIVGIVGAGLSGVELASELAESRPDLHIKLFDRGERILPMFPKRLSDYVESWFQQHNIEIVRCSNITKVEERTLYNHDTPVHCDVIVWTAGIQPNRVVRKLPVEKDKQGRVVLTKRHHIPGYENVYVVGDCASLPHSPSAQLAEGQAEQIVQVLQKRWNGEEPPSEFPPIKLKGILGSLGRKHGFGLLADRPITGRVPRLLKSGVLWMYKYHNGY; this comes from the coding sequence ATGAGACACCTTGTGTTGCTCGGCGGAGGATACGGGAATATGCGGATTTTGCTTCGCCTCCTCCCAAACCATTTACCGGAAGATGTTCATATTACACTCGTCGACCGTATTCCATATCATTGCTTAAAAACAGAGTATTATGCACTCGCAGCAGGCACGATTAGCGATCACCACATTCGTGTCCCATTTCCTGAACATCCGCGTCTTACCTACCGTTTCGGTGAAGTCGTTAACATCGACCTCGATAATCAAAACGTACAGTTGCAGGATGAAAGCAGCATCCCATATGATGATTTAGTGATCGGTTTAGGATGTGAAGATAAATACCATGGTGTCCCAGGCGCCGAAACTTTCACGCATAGCATTCAATCCATTGAGAAAGCGCGCGCGGCATATGAAGCGTTAAACAATTTGCCTCCCGGCTCTATTGTTGGTATTGTCGGCGCAGGACTAAGCGGCGTCGAATTGGCAAGCGAATTAGCAGAAAGCCGTCCTGATTTACACATAAAATTGTTTGATCGCGGAGAACGCATTTTGCCGATGTTTCCAAAACGGCTCAGTGACTATGTCGAAAGCTGGTTCCAACAACATAATATCGAAATTGTTCGTTGTTCCAACATTACAAAAGTAGAAGAACGCACGCTTTACAATCATGACACCCCGGTTCATTGCGATGTCATTGTCTGGACAGCGGGCATTCAACCGAACCGCGTCGTCCGCAAACTGCCTGTGGAGAAAGACAAACAAGGCCGTGTCGTTTTAACAAAACGGCACCACATTCCTGGATATGAAAACGTATATGTTGTCGGCGATTGCGCAAGTTTGCCGCACTCTCCAAGCGCTCAGCTCGCAGAGGGCCAAGCGGAACAAATCGTTCAAGTATTACAAAAACGCTGGAACGGGGAAGAACCGCCAAGCGAATTTCCACCTATTAAATTAAAAGGCATTCTTGGATCGCTCGGCAGAAAACATGGATTCGGCCTCCTCGCTGATCGCCCAATAACTGGTAGAGTTCCTAGATTGCTAAAATCCGGGGTATTGTGGATGTATAAATACCATAACGGCTACTAA
- a CDS encoding YuzB family protein translates to MIQPIIEFCISNLASGSQKALEILEKDPNLDIIEYSCLSHCTRCAETLFALVNGEIVTGDTPEQLVENIYRYLEENPMF, encoded by the coding sequence ATGATCCAACCAATTATTGAATTTTGCATCAGCAACTTAGCGAGCGGCTCGCAAAAGGCGTTGGAAATATTAGAAAAAGATCCGAACTTGGATATTATAGAATACAGTTGTTTAAGCCACTGCACTCGTTGTGCGGAAACCCTTTTTGCTTTAGTAAACGGTGAAATCGTAACCGGTGATACTCCTGAACAGCTTGTGGAAAATATTTACCGCTATTTAGAAGAAAACCCGATGTTTTGA
- the dapF gene encoding diaminopimelate epimerase, which yields MNQFSFTKMHGLGNSYIYVNMFEETIPESLLSPLAVQVSNVNTGIGADGMILICPSKTAPVKMRIFNSDGSEGKNCGNGLRCVAKYAYEHGMVKDRSFFIETLSGLVKAEVAVENGTVTNVTIDMGKPRLKRSEIPMVGPEAERVVAEPFEVDGQLYEITAVSMGNPHVIFYVDDINKAPVTALGPIVEKDKRFPEGVNVEFVEVINDRELHFRVWERGSGVTQACGTGACAAVVASVLNGKTVRNKETIVHLAGGDLTITWTDEGSVRMTGPAETICTGVYYY from the coding sequence ATGAATCAATTTTCGTTTACGAAAATGCATGGTCTTGGCAATAGTTATATATATGTTAATATGTTTGAAGAAACAATCCCGGAGTCATTATTATCGCCGCTGGCCGTGCAAGTGTCTAACGTCAATACCGGAATCGGGGCGGACGGCATGATTCTCATTTGCCCGTCAAAAACAGCCCCGGTTAAAATGCGGATTTTTAATAGCGATGGTTCTGAAGGAAAAAATTGCGGCAATGGCTTGCGTTGTGTTGCAAAATATGCATATGAGCATGGAATGGTCAAAGACCGCTCGTTTTTTATTGAAACATTGTCCGGGCTTGTGAAGGCAGAAGTTGCAGTAGAAAATGGAACGGTTACAAATGTCACCATTGATATGGGAAAGCCGCGTTTAAAGCGGAGCGAGATTCCGATGGTTGGTCCGGAGGCGGAACGAGTGGTTGCCGAACCGTTTGAAGTCGATGGGCAGCTGTACGAAATTACGGCGGTTTCGATGGGAAACCCACATGTCATTTTTTACGTAGATGATATCAATAAAGCGCCAGTAACGGCTCTCGGACCAATTGTCGAAAAGGACAAGCGGTTTCCTGAAGGGGTAAACGTCGAATTTGTCGAAGTAATAAACGACCGTGAGCTCCATTTTCGCGTATGGGAGCGTGGTTCTGGAGTGACGCAAGCGTGCGGTACAGGGGCTTGCGCGGCTGTTGTCGCTTCGGTGTTAAATGGAAAAACGGTGCGAAATAAGGAAACGATTGTCCATTTAGCAGGCGGAGATTTGACGATCACATGGACTGATGAAGGAAGTGTACGGATGACAGGACCGGCGGAAACGATTTGCACAGGAGTGTATTATTATTAA
- a CDS encoding iron-sulfur cluster assembly accessory protein has translation MTDIITLTEAAAFQIKDMMKEHEEEGAYLRIGVKGGGCSGLSYGMGFDHERHEDDHEFEQHGIKILVDKDSAPILQGTVIDYKQSLMGGGFTINNPNAIATCGCGASFRTATNAGTPEQC, from the coding sequence ATGACGGATATTATTACACTTACGGAGGCCGCGGCGTTTCAAATTAAAGATATGATGAAAGAACATGAAGAAGAAGGGGCGTATCTTCGCATTGGTGTAAAAGGCGGCGGCTGCAGCGGTTTGTCGTACGGAATGGGATTTGACCATGAACGCCATGAAGACGATCATGAGTTTGAACAACACGGAATTAAAATTCTAGTCGATAAAGACAGCGCGCCGATTTTGCAAGGAACGGTCATTGACTATAAACAGTCGTTAATGGGCGGCGGTTTTACGATCAATAACCCGAACGCGATTGCCACATGCGGCTGCGGTGCGTCGTTCAGAACGGCGACGAACGCGGGAACGCCGGAACAATGTTAA